The Aythya fuligula isolate bAytFul2 chromosome 1, bAytFul2.pri, whole genome shotgun sequence nucleotide sequence CCAGAAATGAAATCTAAGATAGTCTACACTGAGTGCTTTGCTGCTACTGCATGCCTGCTGAGCCATAACAGCAAAGTGGACTCTTCATCTGTAATAAAAAGTGCACTTGGCCTTAGCAGAACAAAATCCATGGTAAAACTGTAGTTGATGTAACTGATTGCCCTAGAGACTTCTGCTAGTGCAGCTACACTTCATCGTTTTCTTGTCTGACTTTGCTGTAGCAGTTCATAAATTTCCAGGTGGGCCTACTAAATCTAATGGACAATTTATGTTCCAGTCCTTTTGGTAAGGTGTTACTGCATACAATGGCTCGTGACAGCACAGAACCAATTCTGTACGGGGCTAGTGTGGGAGGAGGCTGCCTGTTCCCTCTTAGCGGTCATTCAGCAATTCATTGGAAACGTACCTGTCAGCAGCCAATAGCTTGTGTGTGTAAAGGGGTACATGAACGGGTGGGAaggagcaaaaaagaaaaatacaagaagtcaacacagttgtatttttttgccAGCCCAAAGCATCAATCGTAATGGGATCGCTGTTAACCCAGTTCAAGCAATTTGTTATTTGTCTACGAAAACCAGGATGACTTCCAGTGTctcttatttgtatttttcagatcAACTTTTTCAAGAAAGGAGCAGAGATGTTTTCCAAAAGAATGGACAGCTTTTTGTCATCTGTTTCGGACATGGTTCAAAGGTAGCACaattcttttgcttctttttgtttgctcttttgaATTCTGAGCAATAGTACTGAAACCTTCAGCACATAATAGGCAGCACCCATGTTTCTGGCTCAGGAGGGTGCTTCCATGCTTGCATTGCACCGTTGGGCATATTTTGTTAAAGTAGCAGGTGGAAAGGgggtgtgtttgtgcatgtaaAGGAAAGTGCTACCAGTGCACTGCACAGTGTTTTTACAGTATAGCCAGGAACTGTATCCTGTAAAGTGctcaaatgctttctttttttgcaacGGGTTAATAGACTTAATATAACAAAGCTAAAGTGCATTCTGAATTAGAGGTGTTTATAATTGCTGGTTCTGAATTAGAGGTGTTTGTACTTGCTGGGTTCAACATctaaaagacgtttagatgttaaactttagtgatatggtttagtggaggacttgttagtgttaggtcagaggttggactcgatgatcttgaggtctcctccaacctagacaattctgtgattctgtaataataaTGGATTATTGTTAAAGTAACCTCCCAGATAAGGATTTAGGTCTTGTAGCGTTTGATGTTGTAGATACACAAGCGAACTAAAACTTCTTGCCCTGGGCAATACTCATTGCGTCTGCTATAGCCTGTATCAGTCCACTGAGTTCAACATGAATTGTTTAAGTCCCTATTTCAATGCTTTTGCTATTTCAGTGCTTTCCTGCTTTTGAGagtactttttctttgttccctctctTTGTCCTCCTCTTTTTGTAATGGAGATTGACATTTCTCTTTATAATTAAGTCCTTGTAAATGTTATaaactttacatttaaaatgtaatcataTTAGAGAGAACActcatcatttattttaaatcagctGGAACGCTAGGCTGAACCCTTCGCTGTATTGCTTCATACCTTTCATATTGGAGTATCTCCAAGTCATTACTTATTCTGACTCTGGTggcattttaaataatgcatgCTTGTTAATTTGAGAACAGTGTTACCAGTAATCTCCCTGTGTAGGAGATTCTTTCGctaaatgtttctttatttcctaTAATTTTATGCTTATTTATATATCTTCTTATGCtcaattttcaaataaattcctCTACAGTCAACATAACATTTGTAGCGGTTGGAGGACAGATTTTAAACTCCCTTTAAATAGTGCATGTTATTAAAGGTAGAGCACGCTGCTGATGTCTTAGAGGCAGAGTTAGGATCTTATCACTGGATTGTCGCTGTAGAATAAGCCCTTGTTGAAAGCTCGGGTGGGTTTGCACTCTGGACAGTACACAATACTGAATGGAAGTAAAAATAGGCTGCTCAATTGGTTTGCTCAGtctgattttcatgttttccgTCATGCAGCAAAGCTGGAAAGTACAACTCAAATGTAAATAGTGCAGTTGTGTGGTGTTGTGTGATGTCTTTGGAAAACCCGAAAGAGAAGCTTGCAAAATCTTGATTGactctgcagctcagcagttACCGACAGAACTTGGTTTCATTATTAAAGGTTACACAGCCACTGAAAAAAACGTGCTGCCCAATCCTTTCCTCCTTTAGTGCTAGGGATCACAAGGCTTCAGTGAGTCAGATCTGCTTGCTAAACAGactaaaagctttttatttgtcacatttgttttcatttggaaCAACACGCTGATGAGAGCCATTGTGCAGCTAGAAATGTCAGCAGCGATGTGGTCTTGCATCTATATAAGCTGATTGCGAAACTGACTCttcatatttaaaagtattttcgTTTACATAGTAAATACTGCTAACAGTGTCAAAACACATTAGAAAGGAGAAATCATTGACATATTCTCAGTAACCGATTTGTCTAGCTGCCACAAATGCATGGAGAAGTAATTTCAGAATTCTcaccttttcttgcttttctgtcttggaaagaagagaaatgagcCTTAGCAAGAAGATTCCAGTCTCACGAACCATGAAGATGCCaggataatttttatttttaagaaatacaggGTCTGTTCAGGCTGTATCATGTACGCACGTACTCCAAAAGCTTTAACCAGTAGGGATGCAAGTAGGGGGTTAAAGTTGCTTAAAGCATAGGTGCCAGGGGTTAATGGCCTTCTAAGATAAGCAGTGACAAATACTGTTATGCTCTCACCTCATGAGTTTTTCTAATAGTCTGGATGCAGTTAATAACTCCTAAAGTATGGAAAAGtgaataaagaaatcaaatacaTACTGATATTGTTTCTCTGGAAGTCAAAGGACAGCTTTTGCAATATGGACCTCAAGAGGTCATCTCATCCAGTCACCTGCCGAGAGTAGGATCTGCTAGAGCAGAGTGCTCTGTGCTGTATCCAGTCCAATTTTAGGTATTTCtatcacacacatacacagtaTCTTGCTACAATTTGTGTCTGCTCTCTCATGTCTGTTGCTGCACGCCTCCAAGGAGAGTCTAGCTCCATCTGGTGTATGCTCTCCCATTAGGTAGTTCAGCTAGCAGTAAGAGCTCCTCTTAGCCTTCATCTCATGAGGCTGAAAAGCAGTTCTCATTGGGCTTTGTGTATCACCAATTACAACCCTTTAATGTTTTCTACCCTAATGTTTTCTACAGAAACAGCCATGTTTTCTACCCATCTTGTAGTCCATTTCTCCAGTTTGTATTTCACTAATTGATCaggtgcctggtgacaggatgagggggaatgggctaaagttgtgccaggggaggtttaggttggatgttaggaagaactttgttaccgaaagggttgttagacattggaatgggctgctcagggaagtggttgagtcaccatccctggaggtctttaaaagacgtttagatgtagagcttagggatatggtttagtggggactgttagtgttaggtcagaggttggactcggtgatcttggaggtctctttcaactgagatgattctgtgattctgtaatttggCTAAAAGGATGCTATGGGAGACCATGTGAAATGTCTTGCTGATGTCAAGTCAAACATCATCCACTCCTCTCCTCACATCCACCAAGCTAGCCATCGCATCACAGCAGACAATCAGGGTTGGCAGGCATGATTTGTCCTTCATAAATCTGTGCTTGCAGTTCCCAGTTGCCTTCTTAATTTTCATATGCTTGGAAATGGCTTCTAGGAGAATTCACAGGAATTCCAGTGTGTTACACCATGGCAAGAATAAGAAATTGTTCTATGAAAGTCAAGAAGTACTATAGCAAGGCCTACTTTGAACTGTGCTGTTATATTAGAGCACCACTTGCATATGTTAAGTCATGCAAACTCATACATGCGTTGCTTTTAGAagatttctctctgtttcaAAAGAAGAACTTACCTCTTCATTCTCAGCATGCCTTGTGTACTCATTTCAGGCTTACAGAATAATTCTGATCTCTGTATACTGTTTGGGGAAAGAAGACGTTCAACACAaattggaggggaaaaaaagcctaacTACTGTTTGAGAAATACTGAGAGCAAGTTCAGACACTTTCCAGCTgggatttcaaaataaagagcaaGGGGAAATCCTGGCTGTGCTTTTGCTACCAGCCTCCAAAGACAGCCATATTTTCCTTAAACCAGTGTTAATATCTTCAGAGTGTATGCATCTTGTCTGTCAGCTTCAGATGGCGTTTTCTGGGAGCAATTCCCTATAGTATGCTGCTTCTTCAATTCTTTCCTAACTGAACGGATTTATCCAGTCCTTAGAGAAAGCCTAGGGCATGTAGTCTTATGTTACATTTCCTATAAAATCtgctcttaaaataaatcttatctTTGCATTCATTACTCTCCAAACCAGTAAGAGATTTTACTCAAATGTTTATACATTCAATCGGATTCATATTTGATCTCAGCTGGCGTTTTTGTTCATGTTGCGTTACCGATGTTAGCTATAACCTGGTATAAATTGAGTAATGATGGCTTTggatttgtgttgttttgttttccagcataCAGGGAGAGTTGGATGctgaagctgaaaaaatgaGGGTATCCCAGCAGGACTTGATTTCAGTTAATGAGTCTGTTTACACCCCAGACTCTGATGTAACTTCACCTGTTATCAACAGAAACCTCATCCAGAAGGCTGGCTACCTGAATCTTAGAAAGTAAGAAAGCTGTTCTACTTGCTCATTTCTTTAATCGCCAACTTGTTgctacatattttctttttagatctTGAAGACTCCTCAGGTAACGAAGTTTTAGACTCCTTGTTCACTGCAGTAGCTTTGCCCCTCAGCTCAAAGTATTTTTGTCAACTTTGACAGCATGTTTTAGAAGTTTAAACCAATTAGAGGCATTTGAGGCAGTTTCCCTGAACACAGAAATTTACTTCTGGATGAATTCACCTTCAGGGATAGTTCCTGTGTTCAGCTGGCTAAAAATTAGAAGCTTGTGGGGCAGGGCCCAGATTGTTCCTAATTCTTAGGGCTAATGAAAACATGGTGTTTACAAAGAAGAGCtatattctgtatttaatatGGGTTTTCATAAACCACCTTGTTTGCATAACTAGAAGTTTTGTGGACAATGCAAGTGCATAACTTGGAATATATACCATACGTAGAGTTGCTTCTGCagattttccaaataaaatcttCCATCACCTTCCGCAGGAGCTATGTATATACAGCAGCAGAGTTTGGTGGCATATAGTAACCCAGCCTTTGTAATTAATTAAGCTTCAGGTCATTTTTGTTTGACTAGtaatcttctgttctttttttcttcgtatgggatatttatttatttatagcagCATTCTAAGAGCTGGATTACAATATAATAGAAAGGACTTCTTAGCTAGGGAAGAGATGGGTTATGAGGTAATACTTGCAGAAGACACTTTTTCTTATGATGGCTCTGTTTTGAAACTGCTCATGCTGCTCATCAGCTgaaaatacctctttttttaaatcaatcttACTTGTATTTCGTGTCAGTTACTCAGTATTAACAATTCGTTTATTCCTTAACTAGGAGAGAAAAAGGTTCTCTGCAGTGACTTGGGATGTTTAGAATTGATTTATTTCTCCAGCTTTTATTAAGGATTAGTCTCTGCTAGGAATAGGCGATGTTTTTACTTCTAAAGAGACTCATCATTAAAAAATGTCCAGGGTTGAACATAAAGTTCAGCTTTAGCACCAGGGTTTGTTTGAAGTTTCGTAAGGTCATTTGGAATCATTTCTAAATACCAACAAGTCTTTATCATTGCATCTTCTCTGTAGTAAAACAGGTCTGGTGACTACAACCTGGGAAAGACTCTATTTCTTCACTCAAGGTGGCAACTTGATGTGTCAGCCGAGGGGAGCGGTAGCTGGAGGACTGATTCAGGACCTGGACAACTGCTCTGTTATGGCTGTAGACTGCGAAGACAGAAGATACTGCTTCCAGATTACTACTCCTACGGGCAAAGCGTATGAGACAGGTTTTCTTTGAGGACAGCCAGTCATGCCTACCCTTTCGGATGCTGTTTCCTGTAAAACATGCTTGCTGTAATAGTAAGCCTTTCTGGGTTTCCAGAAAGCTGTTCCCAAATTAAAACCGTGTTCATTCCCATCCTCCCCCACAACTGCCTGAAACGCAAAGGCACTATTTAAAGCTGCTTTAGCTGCAGcttatttatgatttttgttcctttgatGGTTAATAGAGACAAAGTTTGGTGGCTTTATTATAAGACTGGGAGCCAGACATTCCTTCTGTCCACTGCTAGCACTGATACACTGTGTTTGCATTTTAGGGGTATAACTCTTCAAgcagaaagcaagaaggaaTATGAAGAGGtaaaaatattatcttaatgtttgtcatttttgtATACAAGTGAGCTTGAAGAATTGAGTTTCGTTTTTGCCTTCTAGTGGATATGTGCCATCAACAACATCTCCAGACAGATCTATCTCACCGACAATCCAGAGGTGGGAGCTTGTTTCCATATTTCAGTCCATTCCTTCTAACTTGCGTTGCTGTTGTTCTTTACAAGACGATACACCCAATGTACAAATGTAAAAgagttgctgttttgttttcctaggcAGCTGCAATCAAGTTAAACCAGACAGCCCTACAAGCAGTGACTCCCATTACCACCTTTGGGAAAAAACATGAAGCTCACCATTCCAGGTAAAATGCTCACTTTCATGGACTAGAGCCTGCTGTGTGCTCAGCTGTGTTCCTTTGACAGGGCAGCTGTCACCCAGGCCTCTCTGGGCTCTGGCTTTAcaaaccttttttatttccagaaaatttccctatttctgatgttttctacTGAAAGCCAGAAGAGATGCAAAGTGTTGAGGGTAATGCTTATTGCTCCACATTGCAGCTTTGAAGGTCCTTGTAGGTGCCattctgtttttgctgtttcttctgaaacaaacagTGATTTACTTGTAACCATTTTTCAGCGAGGGAATGACTTGTAATGTGGATAATACAGCAGAGCCCCCGCTATACATTTAAATAAGTTTATTCTTACACATCACTGCAACCAATTCCTGTCAGTCTGACACAGGAGTATGCCTTGTGAGGGCTGATAAAATAGTTGCTATTGTTCTCTTGTGCTCGTTCAGGTCAATCAATAAAGCTCCCTGCCACACACACCCCCTTCAAAAATTGTTAATCATGCCCTAGGATATGCTtgtattcaaaatatatattttatgtatggtttctctgtatttgttttgttaataatCCCAGCATCTTGCCCAGTAGGAATCCTTCAGGCTCCATGATCAGAGTTGGCTTTCAAGCCTTCTGTTGGACTAAATTCCTGACTAAAttcctgctttcagcagcaatgtgataaataaaaatagggcAGGTTTGTTTCATGCTGACTTCTAAACAAAGAACGTTCTCTGTAAGATATGTCAAAAATTGTATTATTCGTGCTCAGGTATTTTCTTCTAGAAATTCAAACCTTTTCTAGATCTTCTATCTCTCAGACCAATGCCCTTATTATGATTTATTATTCCCTTTATTGTGACTGCTTTTAGATTCCAAAGTTCCTCAGTGGGTATGGGGAACGCCAGTCAAGTggctttctttcccattttattaGGAGTTACAGCTGTTCCACTTCGATTGGAATTTTATACATAGAAAACAATCACCAGACATTTTACTGTGCAAAGGAACAAACAATTTCATTGACAGCTAATCTCACAAGTCACTTTTACGtcatagtatatatatatatatatattatgtacaGTATACAACCAACTTTGTAGAATAGAAGATGTTGCTAGTAAAACCAGTGTGTATGTAGCGACCATGTATAGTTAAGACTTCTGTAGCTGTAGGAAACTTACAATTTCATCCTGCTTGAAAAATGTTCAGGACACTTGTTTGTTAACTACCACCTTGAAAGAAGCTTGTGGCCAAATGAGATCTCAAAAATATGTCAGGATCACTATTTAAGGAAGAGTTCAGAAACAAATCCAGGTCCCTGCTGTTTGCACTGGTAATGTGACCGTAAATATGGCCaccagagggcagggaggccAATAGCAACCTATTTCCTGTCAGTCCACAAAGAGTTGGGCTGTGTTCAGGTTTCATATACCactatttacttttttccccaataatTTTAGGTATAAAAAATAGAATGAGGATTTTATTAGGGACCTCAGGAATgggtaaataaaaaaatatactcTTATTTATGTTAACGAATGTTGGTTCAATCTACTTTGGATTCTTTTGGATCTTTGGAAATCTTGTCTCCATTCCAAAGCAAAGATATGGTGTCagtgattgattttttttttttttccattttcactttAGCCAGAATGTaaggaatacagaaaatgataaaacaaCGCCCAATGAATCAGCTGGTGCTCAAGACTCCACACAACTCATTGCTCTTGGAACACCGATTCAGTTTGACATTGTCCTGCCTGCCACAGAATTCCTGGACCAGAACAGAGGTGGCAGGTATGGTCAGAGACAGGAGTTGCTCGCTTTGAGTGATTTCAGAGGAGAATATTAGGTATTACAGCACTTGTATGTGGTGACcagtttttattcttatttcacAGGCGTGCAAACCCATTTGGGGAATCCGAAGACAGTAgcaaaaatgaggaagaaggTCAGTGCTGCATTTTTCCAGATAAAATTAGTCATGATGTTAGGCATAATTGAGCTGTCAGCCTATCCAGTGCCTCTTAGGGAAAGACCTGAcatcagagagcagcagaaacaacCAGTTGAAGCTAGTTACGTTCAGAAGCCTGTCTTTTAAATATCACTGCCTATGAAGACAAACATCAACATAGACACAGCTCTTGTAGCTCTTGAGCAGTCACATTTCAGCAGAGCTTATCCTGCTTTACCTTGCTCACCACTAACCATAAAGGGAGACGGACCAAATGACAGCTTTTTCACATAATGACTACAAAATTGTAAATAAGCTACGTAATTCTCAGTAAGAGAATTACTGTGATAGTCAATAAGCAGGGAAGGCTTTTATGAACACCTCATTGGAACCACCTGCAGTAGGGTCAGAAGGTCAGAAAATCAAAGCAAGGAGGATACAAGTTTAAATAATTAGTTTGTCAGCAGCTAAGGCTCATGCAAAACCATCCATTTATCGGTTTGGGTGTTGTGGTCCCTCCACCTGATAGTAAGACAAGCAAAGTGAATTTCACTGGCTAATCAAACAATTCATAAAGGACCAGTTACAGTTTTTAAAGCTTCTGAGCAGCTGCgattgttttttcctgcttgctgcCAGTTCAGGCAGTTTAAAACTGGGTCAGAGCAACGCCTGGCTCATAGAAGGAAGCCAACACCCACACAGTCACCACCCACGAGTTTACTGTTGGAtttcctaaaaggaaaaaaataattccatggGTATTTTCCAGCTACTGGCAAATCAGAGTGGCACCGTGAAAACTGTCATGCCTTTTATCTTCCAGATTCACTCTTGCAGCAGATGTTCGTAGTTCGGTTTTTAGGATCTATGGCTGTCCAGTCAGATGACACGAGTGAGGTGATTTATGAAGCTATGAGACAAGTGTTAGCTGCTCGTGCCATTCATAACATCTTCCGAATGACTGAATCCCATCTCATGGTCACCAGCAAGAGCTTGAGGTACTGTAAAATCTTTGTGGCTTCTCTCTTGTCAGTATTATCTTTTCTTTGTGCAACTTGTGATtagtaatttttccttttccaaggaAGGCGCCCTTCAGGGAGCAAGATCCTGAGATTCACTTTACTTAGTGCAATACCCTCCTGACTTGCTGTAAGAACATCCTACCAAAACTTAATAGGGTGCAGTGGGGCTCCAAGACCCTACAACCATGCAggaaaagatgcaaaaagaaaaatgcattgagAGATTTCTCTTACCTCTTATGCAGTAACAGCGAGAGAGGCATTGCGCTGTCCTGGTGTCAGTATTGTTGCTGTAGAATATGGCTATACAAGACGTCCACTTTAGCTGGGTTGCATTTTAGTACAGGCACATACAGTGTTAGCTCATGCAGGCAGAATGTTTACCAAATTAGTGATTCAGAAAGATGAGACCAAGAGGtaaagcagctgaaaatcagGGTCTAGAGTTGAATTTTGCTATTGACTGACTTGAAGTCATGGCTAAAGCATTTGATTATATGCATGTGTTTCCTTATCTGTAAAACTGATTCAGTGGTTGCCTTACTATTATAAAGCACCTTGAAATTACTGCTAGGAGTCATTCTAAAAagcatttactttctttttctccctacaCACAATTGCAGGTTAATAGATCCTCAAACTCAAGTTACACGAATAAGTGTAAGTAACTTTGttttgaatctgtttttttACCACAGCATTGTATACTTAGTCACATGAATCTTAGCTCTGGACCAGGCTAACTAcatactgattaaaaaaataattttattattattttttagtttgaaCTTGCCACTGTGACACAGTTTGCTGCTCATCAGGATAACAGGAGACTGATTGGCTTTGTGGTCCATCTCAGTGAGACTCCAGGAGAAGATTCCATGAGCGCATACGTTTTTGAGAGCaacacagaaggagaaaaggttTGTGTAATGTTTATCAACATactttatttagaaaacaagtCCTAGGCGTCTTGGCTTAAACATCTGGGAAACAGTACTACAGAAGGGAGAGTAACCAGATTTCTTAGTAGGTAAACATGAATTGGCCTATGTCTAAAAAGGCTCCAATCTGTTGTATGTGCTGCTGCATTGGCTGTAAGAAGGAAAGGGGGAGATTGCTAATACAAACATTAAGAGATATGGAAAAGCATGTCTGCATCTAGAtgacactgaaaaaatgaatttatcagTGATATTGAGACAAATATAGCTGGAAAGCTCTCACCAAAAAGGCAGCCATACTGTGTTAACAGTACTGTGGCAATTGCCGTGTGTCTCGTAATAAGAGACTTCTAAATAAGGAAGATGCTGGAGAAGTTTTCTCTTAAACAACAACATTCTGAGGCGTACTGGGGGAGATTCCCAGGTTTGGAAATAGTTTAGTGAATAAAAAttcacacactgaaaaaaaagtgagtacAAAGATAAACTTTAGTTCATCTCTAAGACAGCTTTGAAATaagactgctttatttttatgtagttatTACAGTGAATTGGTTTTCTACCTCTCCTTTTACACCTGTATTTAAAACTAAGTTTGCATCGATGCTTCTGTGTCTTAGTCCTGATTAAGCAGCAAAAcccataacaaaacaaaaaaaaccctgatcTTTACATACATTTCTCTTTCTAGATTTGTTACGCCATCAGCTTGGGAAAAGAAATCATTGAGGCACAGAAGGTAAGTTTGTTTGACTCCCCATAAATGtctgtcttttctgcttttggtgACACTGTCCAGGTAGCTCTCCTGTACATAAGAAAAAAGCATCCCTACTCATAATGACAAAGTTGTGCAGGCATGTAAAAACAGGCTCTAGGGTAGCTCATAACTGCAAACTTAGTTTGacaaagtgtgaaaaaaaaaacttgtttggATGAAGTACAAATTGCAGCCATTACTGTTTCATTTCTAGAAATTCACATTCATTGCTCccctaggagaaaaaaagaatctcatGAAGACTTTTCACTTCAGTGCTGTGTAGGAGTACTTACATGCACTGGCATTacatctttatatatatttttgatgcTATGATTTCAGAACAAATTGTAGGAATGAGGTTTTAGTCATAGTCAATAAGCATAAATATAACAACTTACCCAGACAGTAaaggttttctctttctctttcttagcAATataaagttcaaaataaaagacCAATTTTTACATACtgtttacctctttttttttatttttcttcaggacCCAGAAGCATTAGCTCAGCTGATGAAGTCTGTGCCATTAACAAATGATGGAAAGTTCATGCTTCTGAACGATCAGTCAGAAGAGGATGGAACCACACACGAAGAAGGGGAAGAATCAGAAGCATAAAAACTCATGGACCTTTCCTACCTCCTATCTGGgagcaggaaaagcaggg carries:
- the APPL2 gene encoding DCC-interacting protein 13-beta isoform X1, yielding MPAVDKLLLEEALQDSPQTRSLLSVFEEDAGTLTEYTNQLLQAMQRVYGAQNEMCLATQQLSKQLLAYEKQHFALGKGDEEVISTLHYFSKVVDELNILHSELAKQLADTMVLPIIQFREKDLTEVSTLKDLFGLASNEHDVSMAKYSRLPKRKENEKLKAEVAKEVANARRKQHLSSLQYYCALNALQYRKRVAMMEPMLGYTRGQINFFKKGAEMFSKRMDSFLSSVSDMVQSIQGELDAEAEKMRVSQQDLISVNESVYTPDSDVTSPVINRNLIQKAGYLNLRNKTGLVTTTWERLYFFTQGGNLMCQPRGAVAGGLIQDLDNCSVMAVDCEDRRYCFQITTPTGKAGITLQAESKKEYEEWICAINNISRQIYLTDNPEAAAIKLNQTALQAVTPITTFGKKHEAHHSSQNVRNTENDKTTPNESAGAQDSTQLIALGTPIQFDIVLPATEFLDQNRGGRRANPFGESEDSSKNEEEDSLLQQMFVVRFLGSMAVQSDDTSEVIYEAMRQVLAARAIHNIFRMTESHLMVTSKSLRLIDPQTQVTRISFELATVTQFAAHQDNRRLIGFVVHLSETPGEDSMSAYVFESNTEGEKICYAISLGKEIIEAQKDPEALAQLMKSVPLTNDGKFMLLNDQSEEDGTTHEEGEESEA
- the APPL2 gene encoding DCC-interacting protein 13-beta isoform X2 → MCLATQQLSKQLLAYEKQHFALGKGDEEVISTLHYFSKVVDELNILHSELAKQLADTMVLPIIQFREKDLTEVSTLKDLFGLASNEHDVSMAKYSRLPKRKENEKLKAEVAKEVANARRKQHLSSLQYYCALNALQYRKRVAMMEPMLGYTRGQINFFKKGAEMFSKRMDSFLSSVSDMVQSIQGELDAEAEKMRVSQQDLISVNESVYTPDSDVTSPVINRNLIQKAGYLNLRNKTGLVTTTWERLYFFTQGGNLMCQPRGAVAGGLIQDLDNCSVMAVDCEDRRYCFQITTPTGKAGITLQAESKKEYEEWICAINNISRQIYLTDNPEAAAIKLNQTALQAVTPITTFGKKHEAHHSSQNVRNTENDKTTPNESAGAQDSTQLIALGTPIQFDIVLPATEFLDQNRGGRRANPFGESEDSSKNEEEDSLLQQMFVVRFLGSMAVQSDDTSEVIYEAMRQVLAARAIHNIFRMTESHLMVTSKSLRLIDPQTQVTRISFELATVTQFAAHQDNRRLIGFVVHLSETPGEDSMSAYVFESNTEGEKICYAISLGKEIIEAQKDPEALAQLMKSVPLTNDGKFMLLNDQSEEDGTTHEEGEESEA